In a single window of the Orbaceae bacterium lpD04 genome:
- the potG gene encoding putrescine ABC transporter ATP-binding subunit PotG — protein MNNKATVQVQPKKKMITPLLEIKNLTKIFNDDYYAVDDINLTIYEGEIFALLGASGSGKSTLLRMLAGFEQPTSGKIILDGKDLSTVPPYKRPINMMFQSYALFPHMTVEQNIAFGLKQDNLPADEIHQRVKEMLTLVHMEQYGKRKPHQLSGGQRQRVALARSLAKRPKLLLLDEPMGALDKQLRDRMQLEVVSILEQVGATCVMVTHDQEEAMTMAGRIAIMNKGQFVQIGEPEELYEHPNSRYSAEFIGSVNIFEGILQETLEDGLVINCPMLKHPIKVDYDSPAAEGVPIMVALRPEKIRLCEEIPQDGYNFAVGEVADIAYLGDLSIYHVRLHSGQTIIAQLQNEDRYRKGMPTWGDDMYLSWDVDSCVVLTE, from the coding sequence ATGAACAATAAAGCAACAGTTCAGGTTCAGCCTAAAAAGAAGATGATAACTCCATTATTGGAGATTAAAAATCTCACTAAAATATTTAATGATGATTATTATGCCGTTGATGACATAAATCTAACCATTTATGAAGGTGAAATATTTGCTTTGCTTGGTGCATCGGGTAGTGGTAAATCAACATTATTACGAATGCTTGCTGGTTTTGAGCAACCAACTTCGGGAAAAATTATTTTAGACGGTAAAGATCTTTCAACTGTTCCACCTTATAAACGGCCAATAAATATGATGTTTCAGTCATATGCATTGTTCCCTCATATGACTGTTGAACAAAATATTGCTTTTGGGCTTAAGCAAGATAACTTACCGGCTGACGAAATTCATCAGCGAGTGAAAGAGATGCTAACATTAGTCCATATGGAACAATATGGTAAAAGAAAGCCGCATCAATTATCCGGTGGACAGCGTCAGCGTGTAGCACTGGCTCGTAGCCTTGCTAAAAGACCAAAATTACTATTACTTGATGAACCAATGGGCGCTTTAGATAAGCAACTACGTGATCGCATGCAACTAGAAGTCGTATCAATTCTAGAACAAGTTGGTGCAACTTGTGTGATGGTAACCCATGATCAAGAAGAAGCAATGACAATGGCTGGGCGTATTGCTATTATGAATAAAGGCCAATTTGTACAAATTGGTGAGCCAGAAGAACTATATGAACACCCTAATAGTCGTTATAGTGCTGAATTTATTGGCTCGGTTAATATATTTGAAGGAATTTTACAAGAAACCTTAGAAGATGGTTTAGTGATTAATTGCCCGATGCTCAAACATCCAATTAAAGTTGATTACGATTCCCCTGCCGCTGAAGGTGTACCTATTATGGTAGCACTCAGACCTGAAAAAATTCGTTTATGTGAAGAAATCCCTCAAGATGGTTATAACTTTGCTGTTGGTGAAGTGGCTGATATCGCATATTTAGGTGATCTTTCTATTTATCACGTTCGCTTACATAGTGGACAAACGATTATTGCTCAATTGCAAAACGAAGATCGTTATCGAAAAGGGATGCCAACATGGGGAGATGATATGTACCTAAGTTGGGATGTTGATAGTTGTGTTGTATTAACGGAATAA
- the potH gene encoding putrescine ABC transporter permease PotH, protein MRIIGSCVLFNVFVLIGCYVSFTNSGAFSNTAVDLLFTAMIFGLITSFVGLFLTQYKTTRFSYWVIIAGYIIFIPTLIPVGAIAIYYVIKRIKKLQDKSDLMTSYGRLLVTSIPYMWMLLLFLLPFLIVFKISFSEMIRAIPPYTNLISYADGLFNIVLNFGNYLNLVDDTIYIDAYLQSLKIACISTFLCILIGYPLAWAITQCKQSTRNILLLLVILPSWTSFLIRVYAWMGILKNNGLLNNFLMWLGIIDQPLIILNTNLAVYIGIVYSYLPFVVLPIYTSLSKIDNTLIEAALDLGCKPLKTFFSIIVPLTKSGMIAGGMLVFIPAVGEYVIPELLGGSDTLMIGKQLWLEFFNNRDWPAASAVASVMLAILIIPIFYFNKFQNSQVGGK, encoded by the coding sequence GTGCGTATCATTGGGTCTTGTGTTTTATTTAATGTATTCGTCTTAATAGGTTGCTACGTTAGTTTTACTAACAGTGGTGCGTTTTCCAATACAGCTGTAGATCTATTATTTACAGCGATGATATTTGGATTAATAACTTCTTTCGTTGGGCTATTTTTAACACAATATAAAACAACTCGTTTCTCATATTGGGTGATTATTGCGGGTTATATTATTTTTATCCCGACATTAATTCCAGTTGGCGCAATTGCTATTTATTATGTGATTAAGCGAATTAAAAAGTTACAAGATAAATCAGATCTAATGACTTCATATGGTCGTCTTTTAGTAACGAGTATTCCTTATATGTGGATGCTACTGTTATTTTTATTACCATTTTTGATTGTCTTTAAGATCAGTTTTTCTGAGATGATCAGAGCGATTCCGCCATATACCAATCTAATTAGTTATGCTGATGGATTATTTAATATCGTCCTAAATTTTGGTAATTACCTTAATTTGGTTGATGATACTATCTATATTGATGCTTATTTACAATCCCTAAAAATTGCATGTATTTCAACTTTTTTATGTATTTTGATTGGTTATCCTCTAGCATGGGCTATAACACAATGTAAGCAATCAACCAGAAATATTTTATTATTATTAGTTATTCTACCATCATGGACATCTTTTTTAATTAGGGTATATGCATGGATGGGGATCTTAAAGAATAACGGTTTATTGAATAACTTCCTCATGTGGCTTGGTATAATTGATCAGCCGCTGATTATTTTAAATACTAACCTAGCGGTTTATATTGGTATTGTATATTCTTATTTACCGTTTGTGGTATTACCTATTTATACATCATTGAGTAAAATTGATAATACGTTAATTGAAGCCGCACTTGATTTAGGTTGTAAACCTTTGAAAACATTTTTTAGTATTATTGTGCCATTAACTAAAAGCGGCATGATTGCTGGCGGAATGTTAGTCTTTATACCTGCCGTAGGTGAATATGTGATCCCTGAACTTTTAGGTGGTTCTGATACTTTAATGATAGGTAAACAGTTGTGGTTAGAGTTCTTTAATAATCGTGATTGGCCTGCAGCTTCTGCAGTTGCTTCGGTAATGTTAGCAATTCTTATTATACCGATATTCTATTTTAATAAATTTCAAAATAGCCAAGTAGGGGGTAAATAA
- a CDS encoding ABC transporter permease subunit: protein MKNLPIMVRSSFFVFIGTLIGSFILTVLISSTGFDIIFSPIEYAEFYLGVLIFTVIVTAIIMLALYLRGLKQFILFISFSFLYIPMLMLIIYSFNSSRLVTVWAGFSTKWYSELLDNSALLKAVALSLSIAAASATAAIILGTLASYVIVRFRRFKGSNLFSFMTTAPLVMPDVITGLALLLLFVAMGQLIGWPQDRGAITIWLAHVTFCTAYVTVVVSARLRELDSSIEEAAMDLGANPLKVFFIITLPMIIPSLISGWLLAFTLSLDDLVIASFVAGPGATTLPMLIFSKVRLGVSPDINALATIILLIVTVIGFISWILMRQREKRREQEMRKAK, encoded by the coding sequence ATGAAAAATTTACCTATTATGGTTCGGTCATCATTTTTCGTATTTATTGGTACATTAATCGGTTCATTTATTTTAACCGTATTAATTTCATCAACGGGTTTTGATATTATATTTAGCCCAATTGAGTATGCTGAATTTTATCTAGGCGTACTTATTTTTACTGTTATTGTAACGGCGATAATTATGCTGGCCTTATATTTAAGAGGGCTTAAACAATTTATTTTGTTTATAAGTTTCTCTTTTTTATATATTCCGATGTTAATGTTAATTATTTATTCATTTAATAGTTCGCGATTAGTAACGGTATGGGCTGGTTTTTCAACTAAATGGTATAGTGAATTACTTGATAACTCAGCGTTACTTAAAGCGGTTGCGTTAAGCTTATCAATTGCTGCAGCCTCTGCGACAGCCGCAATTATATTAGGCACTTTAGCATCTTATGTAATTGTGCGTTTTAGGCGCTTTAAAGGCTCTAATTTATTCTCTTTTATGACAACGGCACCACTCGTTATGCCCGATGTAATTACTGGTTTAGCATTATTGCTTTTATTTGTAGCGATGGGGCAATTGATCGGTTGGCCACAAGATAGAGGTGCAATTACAATTTGGCTTGCACATGTGACATTTTGTACGGCTTACGTAACTGTTGTCGTCAGTGCTAGGCTGCGCGAGTTAGATAGTTCGATTGAAGAGGCTGCAATGGACTTGGGCGCAAATCCACTCAAGGTATTTTTTATCATTACCTTACCAATGATTATTCCTTCGTTAATCTCAGGTTGGTTATTAGCATTCACACTATCTCTTGATGATCTAGTTATTGCAAGCTTTGTGGCAGGGCCTGGTGCAACAACGTTACCGATGTTAATTTTCTCAAAAGTAAGGCTTGGTGTAAGTCCTGACATTAATGCTCTTGCAACGATTATCTTACTTATTGTAACTGTCATTGGATTTATTTCATGGATATTAATGAGACAAAGAGAGAAACGCCGAGAACAAGAAATGCGTAAAGCTAAATAA